In Cinclus cinclus chromosome 1, bCinCin1.1, whole genome shotgun sequence, the sequence GAGTCCTGGCattgcagggcacagggctcgttgcagctgttggccagcgggGTGGGTCCGCAGGGTTGGCAGCAGGCCATGGTTGTGGTGCGGAGGGTCCCTGGAAGAGAGGGGTGTGAGGCAGGGCACGGCTGTTGTGTGTTAGGGCTGGTGATGCAGGAGGATGAGGGAGTGTGGAGGCTGttgtggggctgtggggaggggtGAGGGCTGCTGAGGCTGAGCATGCTGGAAGAGAGGGGTCAGGGGTGCGGGTGCAGGAGGGTCAGGGTTTTGAGGCTTACCTTGTTGTCAGCGCTGGAACAGAAGGTGTGAAGAGAAGAATGTGCGGGAGAGAAGCTCTGGGCCGGCTTTTATTCTGCTCCCAGAGGGGTGGGATTGCTTTGGTCCCATGGCCTTGGGGCATTGTGTGAGCTGCACCTGTCACCTGACACAGCCTAGTGAGTCAACAGGAGAGAAGTGCTTTCCTTCGCACCACTGCGCCGTGTCACGTCCTGCTCTTGAGACCATGTCCATTTGTCCTTGGCGGCAGCTTTAAAGCGCGTGTCGGTATTTGGGAGGATTGGCATGGAAGATGTGTGTCAGAAAAGCCAGAATATGCAGCAAAAGCCTAGGAGAAATATGCGTGTCATCTGTGAGGTCATTTTGTGCTACTGGTGCGGTTTAGTTGGTGGGTGTGCTGTGACAAGCAGCCCCATTTCTTCCCAGCAGtgtcaggctgctctgggctttgcAGTTTTGCCATGAGTGCGGAGCTGCCCCTTTGATCCCAGTCATTCCCGCTTTAAAGTGTGAGTATTTGAGGCCGAAGTCTGGTGTTGATGGCACCTTTCAAAGAGGACTGAGAGATGTCTAATACTTTGAAGAGCTGGGATGTCATCAATGAGGTCAGCCAGCAGAAGTCctgtttttgggtttgtgggTGTGATGTGAAGATGGGTCCCCAATTATCCCAGGTGTGTCAGGCTGGTCTGGGCTTTGCCTCTGTTTAGCTGTGAGCACCTGGACTCTTCCATTCCATTGTCTCCCTGCTGTCCTTGCCTCCAACTCTCCAAGCCTCTGTATATGCCTGGATTTTCATGTTGGAGACAGGAAAGGGATGCCTGTGCTCACCGTGCTCACCACAGTCTTGTGTTTGCTCATCCATAGCGCTCATCTTACCCAGGCCCAGGAATTTCACACTGAAGGgtcacagagctgggctcttaTACAAGAAATGGAAAACTGGTGAAGGATAAGGAGAACCAGACAAATAAGGAGCAGGTGAAGGAAGTGGGGGTTgttcaattttcagaaaaagcttGACCTTGTTCCCCTCTGGAGTTACCTGAATGGAAATCAATTGGTATTAGTCTTGTCTTCCTTTTAGCCATCCACAGGAGAAGAGGGAATGGAGTCAAGTGGCCGCAGGGGAGGTTCAGTTTGCAGTTAGGTAAAATTCCTAGAGGAAAGTCCGTTTAATTTCTGGCAATGACTGGCCAGGACGGAGGTGCGGTCAGCACGGCAGGAGGAGGGATTTAGATGTTGCAGAGCCGTGTCGTTTGGTAAGAGGCCTAGTGGTAGCCTGGCCAATGCCGTGGGGAAGGGTTGGACTTGATATTTTTCGTTTTGGtctttaataaatgaaatttttaaagattGGTAGCCTTGGCATTGCTTGGTTTCCATGTGGACCAAATGTCAAAGGTGTTTCCCATGTGAACAAATTCCAGGAGTGTTGGTGGCAGCTGTGCAAGGGAGCAGAGGCCAAAGTGGAGTGGCAGCAGGGTAGAAAGAGAGCCAGGGACTTTGCGGTCTTGAGCTGTGGCAAATGCCGATGGATGTGGCCGCTTGTCTTGGTGGATTTCCTTGGACAAATGGTGTTTGAGCTCTgggtgtgtgtgctctgtgttaGTGGCTCAGCCTGGGCATGTggagggagctgtggctgctgttgaTCTCCATCCTTTTGTGATGCCTCTGAGGGTCCTCCCGATTCTACACTGCCAGAGCACGCGAAGAAGCCCAGGTTGCCTGAGAGTGCAGTGAGTGGCCCGAGAGTGGCTGAGAGCAGGGACGCAGAGGCTGGGGATGAGTGGCATGAAGTCCAGGTGGAGTAAAGTCTCAAGGGAAGTATGTCAAGAGTTATACCCATGAGGCCGAGCCTGTTCAAGATCCTCAGTGACGACGGGGGCAGTGAGACTCAATGAAAACCAGTGGAGGGCCATCAAGATggagaaagggctggagaagctTTCCTAGAGGAGagcctgagagagctgggattccCAGGAGACAAGGATGGATGGGGGTGTCATGAGTGTGTGTAAATCCCTGATGGCAGGGAGTGAAGTCCAGGGAGCCTGGCTGCTCTCAGCAGTGATGGAAAAGATGGAAGGGTGCAAATGAAAAGGGGTGAAGTTGTATGGGCAAAGGAGGGAAGGAACTTTTCTTTGTGACATTGGTCAGAGAATAGAAGAGGAGATGGAGTCTTTGTCTTGGGATATGCCAAATGTAACTGGTCGTTGTGCTGgaaatttggctgttgctgacTCTGAGCAGTGGGGTGGAAGCATTAGCACTCCGGAGTTTGTGCCAAAATGGATGATGCTGCTGTGTTGGCGGTGAAGGTTCAAGAGTCCTGCTGGGAAGAGATTTTGTCACGTGTGTGCTGGCATGGAACGGCGCCTCCGGTTTTAGGCCCAGGAGAGAACGGAGTCAAATCCTTGGGTGTAGTAGGGAATGGGCTTGTGTCACGTTTTAGAAGGTGTCTGCAAGGTCCCCGATTCCTACATGAGACTTGCTGGTTCCTGGTGGTGAcctatttgctaagaaaggttTTGTGCCCATTCCCATCCACCCTAACGGCCTGTTCCTTCCTAGAAATGTGCTGGGTGAGGGTGTGAGAGCACTGGAATGCAAAAAGAAGCAGAGTCATCTCAGACTTGGATGCAACAGAACTTTATTGAGGCAGAAGattgaaaagacaaaagaaagaagtggAAGGCATTAAGGGAGGTGGAAGCAGGGCAGCCGTCAGCTAAGGTGCTTGGCTTGCAGGAGGTGTTGCCATAGTGTCAAATTCCCTGCCAGGAACGGTAGTGAGGTCCCTTAGCAGTTGTAGCCACCCCTTCTGCCGTAGCAGCCCAGGCCTCCCAGCCCATAGCCATAGCCCAGCCCGTAGCCAAGGCCGAAGCCAAATCCACCAGAGatgggctgtccctgggcattGAGTTCAGTGCCAACGGCAGCCGAGGAGGTGGATCCGACGACGGTgttctgggggaaggaggtCATGATGGGTCCTGGCAGGGTGACCAGCACGGGGGAAGGGTTGATGATGACGCGGGAGTCCTGGCattgcagggcacagggctcgttgcagctgttggccagcgggGTGGGTCCGCAGGGTTGGCAGCAGGCCATGGTTGTGGTGCGGAGGGTCCCTGGAAGAGAGGGGTGTGAGGCAGGGCACGGCTGTTGTGTGTTAGGGCTGGTGATGCAGGAGGATGAGGGAGTGTGGAGGCTGttgtggggctgtggggaggggtGAGGGCTGCTGAGGCTGAGCATGCTGGAAGAGAGGGGTCAGGGGTGCGGGTGCAGGAGGGTCAGGGTTTTGAGGCTTACCTTGTTGTCAGCGCTGGAACAGAAGGTGTGAAGAGAAGAATGTGCGGGAGAGAAGCTCTGGGCCGGCTTTTATTCTGCTCCCAGAGGGGTGGGATTGCTTTGGTCCCATGGCCTTGGGGCATTGTGTGAGCTGCACCTGTCACCTGACACAGCCTAGTGAGTCAACAGGAGAGAAGTGCTTTCCTTCGCACCACTGCACCGTGTCACGTCCTGCTCTTGAGACCATGTCCATCTGTCCTTGGCGGCAGCTTTAAAGCGCGTGTCGGTATTTGGGAGGATTGGCATGGAAGATGTGTGTCAGAAAAGCCAGAATATGCAGCAAAAGCCTAGGAGAAATACGCGTGTCATCTGTGAGGTCATTTTGTGCTACTGGTGCGGTTTAGTTGGTGGGTGTGCTGTGACAAGCAGCCCCATTTCTTCCCAGCAGtgtcaggctgctctgggctttgcAGTTTTGCCATGAGTGCGGAGCTGCCCCTTTGATCCCAGTCATTCCCGCTTTAAAGTGTGAGTATTTGAGGCCGAAGTCTGGTGTTGATGGCACCTTTCAAAGAGGACTGAGAGATGTCTAATACTTTGAAGAGCTGGGATGTCATCAATGAGGTCAGCCAGCAGAAGTCctgtttttgggtttgtgggTGTGATGTGAAGATGGGTCCCCAATTATCCCAGGTGTGTCAGGCTGGTCTGGGCTTTGCCTCTGTTTAGCTGTGAGCACCTGGACTCTTCCATTCCATTGTCTCCCTGCTGTCCTTGCCTCCAACTCTCCAAGCCTCTGTATATGCCTGGATTTTCATGTTGGAGACAGGAAAGGGATGCCTGTGCTCACCGTGCTCACCACAGTCTTGTGTTTGCTCATCCATAGCGCTCATCTTACCCAGGCCCAGGAATTTCACACTGAAGGgtcacagagctgggctcttaTACAAGAAATGGAAAACTGGTGAAGGATAAGGAGAACCAGACAAATAAGGAGCAGGTGAAGGAAGTGGGGGTTgttcaattttcagaaaaagcatgACCTTGTTCCCCTCTGGAGTTACCTGAATGGAAATCAATTGGTATTAGTCTTGTCTTCCTTTTAGCCATCCACAGGAGAAGAGGGAATGGAGTCAAGTGGCCGCAGGGGAGGTTCAGTTTGCAGTTAGGTAAAATTCCTAGAGGAAAGTCCGTTTAATTTCTGGCAATGACTGGCCAGGACGGAGGTGCGGTCAGCACGGCAGGAGGAGGGATTTAGATGTTGCAGAGCCGTGTCGTTTGGTAAGAGGCCTAGTGGTAGCCTGGCCAATGCCGTGGGGAAGGGTTGGACTTGATATTTTTCGTTTTGGtctttaataaatgaaatttttaaagattGGTAGCCTTGGCATTGCTTGGTTTCCATGTGGACCAAATGTCAAAGGTGTTTCCCATGTGAACAAATTCCAGGAGTGTTGGTGGCAGCTGTGCAAGGGAGCAGAGGCCAAAGTGGAGTGGCAGCAGGGTAGAAAGAGAGCCAGGGACTTTGCGGTCTTGAGTTGTGGCAAATGCCGATGGATGTGGCCGCTTGTCTTGGTGGATTTCCTTGGACAAATGGTGTTTGAGCTCTgggtgtgtgtgctctgtgttaGTGGCTCAGCCTGGGCATGTggagggagctgtggctgctgttgaTCTCCATCCTTTTGTGATGCCTCTGAGGGTCCTCCCAATTCTTCACTGCCAGAGCATGTGAAGAAGCCCAGGTTGCCTGAGAGTGCAGTGAGTGGCCCGAGAGTGGCTGAGAGCAGGGACGCAGAGGCTGGGGATGAGTGGCATGAAGTCCAGGTGGAGTAAAGTCTCAAGGGAAGTATGTCAGGAGTTATACCCATGAGGTCAAGCCTGTTCAAGATCCTCAGTGACGACGGGGGCAGTGAGACTCAATGAAAACCAGTGGAGGGCCATCAAGATggagaaagggctggagaagctTTCCTAGAGGAGagcctgagagagctgggattccCAGGAGACAAGGATGGAGGGGGGTGTCATGAGTGTGTTTAAATCCCTGATGGTAGGGAGTGAAGTCCAGGGAGCCTGGCTGCTCTCAGCAGTGATGGAAAAGATGGAAGGGTGCAAATGAAAAGGGGTGAAGTTGTATGGGCAAAGGAGGGAAGGAACTTTTCTTTGTGACATTGGTCAGAGAATAGAAGAGGAGATGGAGTCTTTGTCTTGGGATATGCCAAATGTAACTGGTCGTTGTGCTGgaaatttggctgttgctgacTCTGAGCAGTGGGGTGGAAGCATTAGCACTCCGGAGTTTGTGCCAAAATGGATGATGCTGCTGTGTTGGCGGTGAAGGTT encodes:
- the LOC134051084 gene encoding feather beta keratin-like, yielding MACCQPCGPTPLANSCNEPCALQCQDSRVIINPSPVLVTLPGPIMTSFPQNTVVGSTSSAAVGTELNAQGQPISGGFGFGLGYGLGYGYGLGGLGCYGRRGGYNC